From one Actinomycetota bacterium genomic stretch:
- a CDS encoding SDR family NAD(P)-dependent oxidoreductase codes for MRAGAGGGGPGVGRFRRMEISGKNVVITGASRGVGAALADEFAAKGARVTLVARSVDALAAVAERTGGNAVPADLADPAQVDGLIGRIESEHGPVDVLVNNAGIDLTGAFTDMPMGDIQRMVMLNAITVAELTRQVLPGMIARGGGHVVQVSSMAGTGTFPGISVYGGTKAFVTHMTAGVRLEMKGLPIGLTVVETGLITPTEMADSVLSYPPTEASFKRFYRLLLLADADVVKVARKTVRAVEKNKRTVRMPARAFLFPMLTNLPRRMVEIFLVGVPRRADG; via the coding sequence ATGCGCGCCGGGGCCGGTGGGGGCGGGCCCGGCGTTGGTAGGTTCCGGCGCATGGAGATCTCTGGAAAGAACGTGGTGATCACCGGGGCCTCGCGCGGGGTGGGCGCGGCCCTGGCCGACGAGTTCGCGGCAAAGGGCGCGCGCGTGACGCTCGTGGCGCGCAGCGTCGATGCCCTGGCCGCGGTGGCCGAGCGCACGGGCGGCAACGCGGTGCCCGCCGACCTGGCCGACCCCGCGCAGGTGGACGGGCTCATCGGTCGCATCGAGTCGGAGCACGGGCCGGTGGACGTGCTGGTGAACAACGCCGGCATCGATCTCACCGGGGCGTTCACCGACATGCCCATGGGCGACATCCAGCGCATGGTGATGCTGAACGCCATCACGGTGGCCGAGCTCACCCGTCAGGTGCTGCCGGGCATGATCGCCCGCGGTGGCGGCCACGTAGTGCAGGTGTCGTCCATGGCCGGCACCGGGACCTTCCCGGGCATCTCGGTGTACGGCGGCACCAAGGCATTCGTCACGCACATGACCGCCGGGGTGCGGCTGGAGATGAAGGGGCTGCCCATCGGGCTGACGGTGGTGGAGACCGGCCTCATCACGCCCACGGAGATGGCCGACTCGGTGCTGTCGTACCCACCCACCGAGGCATCGTTCAAGCGCTTCTACCGCCTGCTGCTGCTGGCCGATGCCGACGTGGTGAAGGTGGCCCGCAAGACCGTGCGCGCGGTGGAGAAGAACAAGCGCACCGTGCGCATGCCCGCCCGGGCATTCCTGTTCCCCATGCTCACCAACCTGCCGCGGCGAATGGTGGAGATCTTCCTGGTGGGCGTGCCCCGCCGGGCGGACGGCTAG
- a CDS encoding methyltransferase domain-containing protein — MSTQRRDTIAGGFTETASDYEGAVRFNLEGAQRLVLSIPPGQYDDVLDVGCGSGWAAQAVIDRFHPARVTGVDPSDGMLEQFQAKVGAIDGVDVSLVQAGVEDMPVAPESFDLVVCSMAYHWFQRRWDAAEAMARAMRPGGVIAILCSGKGGEQAYRDVIADVEPINYAWLGAFDGNLRDIGEMEGYLVGAGLEPIDIWMERRVRHVPVEQYMERMRVVAGHIIGDPSDPDVAAWLGRVEQKMRERSGPRGWSYDFVKLHAVARKPA, encoded by the coding sequence ATGTCCACCCAACGTCGTGACACCATCGCCGGGGGCTTCACCGAGACCGCCTCCGACTACGAGGGCGCCGTGCGCTTCAACCTCGAGGGGGCGCAGCGCCTGGTGCTCTCGATTCCCCCCGGCCAGTACGACGACGTGCTGGACGTCGGCTGCGGCAGCGGCTGGGCCGCCCAGGCGGTGATCGACCGCTTCCACCCGGCGCGGGTGACCGGCGTGGACCCGTCGGACGGGATGCTCGAGCAGTTCCAGGCGAAGGTCGGCGCCATCGACGGCGTGGACGTGTCGCTGGTGCAGGCGGGCGTGGAGGACATGCCCGTGGCGCCGGAGTCATTCGACCTGGTGGTGTGCTCGATGGCCTACCACTGGTTCCAGCGGCGCTGGGATGCCGCCGAGGCCATGGCGCGCGCCATGCGGCCGGGCGGGGTGATCGCCATCCTGTGCTCGGGCAAGGGCGGCGAGCAGGCCTACCGCGACGTGATCGCCGACGTGGAGCCGATCAACTACGCCTGGCTGGGGGCCTTCGACGGCAACCTGCGCGACATCGGCGAGATGGAGGGCTACCTGGTGGGCGCGGGGCTCGAGCCCATCGACATCTGGATGGAGCGCCGTGTGCGCCACGTGCCGGTGGAGCAGTACATGGAGCGCATGCGCGTGGTGGCCGGCCACATCATCGGCGACCCATCCGACCCCGATGTGGCCGCATGGCTGGGGCGGGTGGAGCAGAAGATGCGCGAGCGATCCGGCCCGCGCGGCTGGAGCTACGACTTCGTCAAGCTCCACGCGGTGGCGCGAAAGCCGGCATGA
- a CDS encoding twin-arginine translocation signal domain-containing protein, protein MSTRRQFLKKGAVAAGAVAATTTAGKVATSAAQAAAPTSLQGMNMILFMTDQEGATEHFPTDWTKENLPGLTALRRHGITFTHAYTNACMCSPARSTLMSGFLPAQHGVKYTLEEDMPSPQYPQVELPTPPTMQNLATIAEAAGYNVVYKGKWHCSKPAAADFVWTPQDLATYGWNRWNPQDAGADQSIPEMGGGLANNDGRYMTSVGNYQDSSEGVLQFITQVAATMQPFFLVISIVNPHDVLAYPSKHGQAGYSPNWLTGDIGLPATVDESLSTKPTAQRLFLQLSKGLGPLRNDRMKRNYRNFYGNLIRASDQYLVDTLAALRSVATQNGASNLLNDSVIVRTADHGEMGLAHGGQRQKNFMMYEEATNIPLVFSNPVLWKRGRTNNALISHVDFVPTVASLLGTPASARSAWQGRDYSSLVLGASRKPVQDYVVFTYDDWQAGQKSGPYIPPPQHLVGIRERNWKICLYYDAGGKVPGQWELYDLKTDPLEQRNLAWPGVKRTPAQEKQFRRLQAKLVAVWNTRLQPLAGAPVPFPVRVGPINVQIKGPTKTVNTNGNVITDQGSVTGTPIGTGEITMVFTLNPVTSVATAQFTITNAQGAINGTVNSKYTREGATLRFKGTARFTEGTGAYAGINGPPMEYLDVHTLTGQKGQIAFIGSASLPAAPQGASS, encoded by the coding sequence ATGAGCACCCGCCGTCAGTTCCTCAAGAAGGGCGCCGTCGCCGCCGGCGCCGTCGCCGCCACCACCACCGCCGGCAAGGTGGCCACCAGCGCCGCCCAGGCCGCCGCGCCCACCTCGCTGCAGGGCATGAACATGATCCTGTTCATGACCGACCAGGAGGGGGCGACCGAGCACTTCCCGACCGACTGGACGAAGGAGAACCTGCCGGGCCTCACGGCGCTGCGGCGCCACGGCATCACCTTCACCCATGCGTACACCAACGCGTGCATGTGCTCGCCGGCCCGCAGCACGCTGATGAGCGGGTTCCTGCCCGCCCAGCACGGAGTGAAGTACACGCTCGAGGAGGACATGCCCTCGCCGCAGTACCCGCAGGTGGAACTGCCCACGCCGCCCACCATGCAGAACCTCGCCACCATCGCCGAGGCCGCGGGCTACAACGTGGTCTACAAGGGCAAGTGGCACTGCAGCAAGCCCGCCGCGGCCGACTTCGTGTGGACTCCGCAGGACCTCGCGACGTACGGCTGGAACCGCTGGAACCCGCAGGATGCCGGCGCCGACCAGTCGATTCCCGAGATGGGCGGCGGCCTGGCCAACAACGACGGCCGCTACATGACCTCGGTGGGCAACTACCAGGACTCCTCCGAGGGCGTGCTGCAGTTCATCACGCAGGTGGCAGCCACCATGCAGCCGTTCTTCCTCGTCATCTCGATCGTCAACCCGCACGACGTGCTGGCCTACCCGAGCAAGCACGGGCAGGCGGGGTACAGCCCCAACTGGCTCACGGGAGACATCGGCCTGCCGGCCACGGTGGACGAGTCGCTCAGCACCAAGCCCACCGCGCAGCGGCTGTTCCTGCAGCTGTCCAAGGGGCTCGGGCCGCTCAGGAACGATCGCATGAAGCGCAACTACCGGAACTTCTACGGCAACCTCATCAGGGCGTCGGACCAGTACCTGGTGGACACCCTCGCCGCGCTGAGGTCGGTGGCCACGCAGAACGGCGCGAGCAACCTGCTCAACGACAGCGTCATCGTGCGCACCGCCGACCATGGCGAGATGGGCCTGGCCCACGGTGGCCAGCGCCAGAAGAACTTCATGATGTACGAGGAGGCCACCAATATCCCGCTGGTGTTCTCGAACCCCGTTCTCTGGAAGCGGGGTCGCACCAACAACGCGCTGATCTCGCACGTGGACTTCGTGCCCACCGTGGCGTCGCTGCTCGGGACGCCCGCCAGCGCGAGGTCGGCCTGGCAGGGCAGGGATTACTCATCCCTCGTGCTCGGCGCCAGCCGCAAGCCGGTGCAGGACTACGTGGTGTTCACCTACGACGACTGGCAGGCGGGCCAGAAGAGCGGACCGTACATCCCGCCGCCGCAGCACCTGGTGGGCATCCGCGAGCGCAACTGGAAGATCTGCCTCTACTACGACGCAGGCGGCAAGGTACCCGGGCAGTGGGAGCTGTACGACCTCAAGACCGACCCGCTCGAGCAGCGCAACCTGGCGTGGCCGGGAGTGAAGCGCACGCCGGCGCAGGAGAAGCAGTTCCGCCGCCTGCAGGCCAAGCTGGTCGCGGTGTGGAACACGCGCCTGCAGCCGCTGGCGGGCGCGCCCGTGCCCTTCCCGGTGCGGGTGGGGCCGATCAACGTGCAGATCAAGGGCCCTACGAAGACCGTCAACACGAATGGCAACGTCATCACCGACCAGGGCTCGGTGACCGGCACGCCCATCGGCACCGGCGAGATCACCATGGTGTTCACGCTCAACCCGGTCACCTCGGTGGCCACCGCGCAGTTCACGATCACCAACGCGCAGGGCGCGATCAACGGCACGGTCAACTCCAAGTACACGCGCGAGGGCGCCACGCTCAGGTTCAAGGGCACCGCGCGCTTCACCGAGGGCACCGGTGCCTACGCGGGCATCAACGGGCCTCCGATGGAATACCTCGACGTGCACACCCTCACCGGGCAGAAGGGCCAGATCGCCTTCATCGGATCGGCCAGCCTGCCCGCCGCGCCCCAGGGGGCATCATCATGA